One genomic region from Prunus persica cultivar Lovell chromosome G3, Prunus_persica_NCBIv2, whole genome shotgun sequence encodes:
- the LOC109948112 gene encoding uncharacterized protein LOC109948112, with the protein MVVTRNDPKEKAALQHHLASEFEMKDLSALKYFLGIEVAHSKQGIFLSQRKYILDILTDTGMLASKPADTPMELNHQLDEYPDQVPTNKGRYQRLVGGLIYLGHTRPDIAYAVSVVSQFMHAPSEAHMDAVNRILRYLKSSPGRGLMFA; encoded by the coding sequence atggtAGTTACCAGGAATGACCCAAAGGAAAAGGCAGCATTGCAGCACCACTTGGCAAGTGagtttgaaatgaaagatcttAGTGCTCTGAAGTATTTCTTAGGCATCGAAGTGGCTCATTCAAAACAAGGAATATTTCTATCACAACGGAAATATATCCTTGACATTTTGACTGACACTGGAATGTTAGCCAGCAAACCAGCAGATACGCCAATGGAGTTGAATCATCAGCTTGATGAATATCCTGATCAGGTACCCACCAACAAAGGAAGATATCAACGTCTTGTGGGTGGGTTAATCTATCTTGGACATACTAGACCTGATATAGCATATGCCGTAAGTGTGGTGAGTCAGTTCATGCATGCACCAAGTGAAGCCCACATGGATGCGGTAAACCGAATTCTAAGATACTTGAAGTCATCTCCTGGAAGAGGATTGATGTTCGCATGA